The following proteins are encoded in a genomic region of Acidobacteriota bacterium:
- a CDS encoding Gfo/Idh/MocA family oxidoreductase, translating to MTERVRTGVVGVGYLGGLHTRVLTEIPEVELVGFVEPDDRRAGEIGEKFGLQRFDSVAAIAPEIEACVVATPTVEHHRVSVELLEAGVDVMIEKPITASLEEANELIGIAESNGRLIQVGHVERYNPAIVAAAPAVSEPRYVEAQRIGVFSARSLDIDVLLDLMIHDIHLVYSLIGKPVVEIRAIGIPVLTDRVDMANVRLEMEGGAVANLVASRVANDKMRKFRIFGKDSYVSVDTKDQDARGYRLLRDGDSKTVEVLNLEVERKEPLRAELDAFIDCVRSREKPLVDGRDGMAALELALRIGEEIERTTPV from the coding sequence ATGACCGAAAGGGTGCGGACCGGTGTGGTCGGAGTCGGCTACCTCGGAGGGCTTCATACACGCGTTCTCACGGAGATACCGGAGGTCGAGCTCGTCGGGTTCGTCGAACCGGATGATCGGCGCGCCGGGGAGATCGGGGAGAAGTTCGGCCTGCAGCGATTCGATTCGGTTGCGGCGATTGCCCCCGAGATCGAGGCATGCGTCGTCGCGACTCCGACGGTCGAACATCACCGCGTTTCGGTCGAGCTGCTCGAGGCGGGCGTCGACGTGATGATCGAAAAACCGATCACCGCAAGCCTCGAGGAGGCGAACGAGCTGATCGGAATCGCCGAATCGAACGGCCGGCTCATTCAGGTCGGTCACGTCGAGCGATACAACCCGGCGATCGTTGCCGCCGCACCCGCCGTCAGCGAGCCCCGATACGTCGAAGCGCAGCGGATCGGCGTTTTTTCGGCACGCTCTCTCGACATCGACGTCCTTCTCGATCTGATGATCCACGACATCCATCTCGTCTATTCGCTCATCGGCAAGCCGGTCGTCGAGATCAGGGCGATCGGGATCCCGGTTCTGACCGACAGAGTCGACATGGCGAACGTCCGGCTCGAAATGGAGGGAGGCGCGGTCGCCAACCTCGTCGCCAGCCGTGTCGCCAACGACAAGATGAGGAAGTTCAGAATCTTCGGCAAGGATTCCTATGTGTCGGTCGACACGAAGGACCAGGACGCTCGCGGTTACAGGCTCCTGCGCGATGGGGACTCGAAAACGGTCGAGGTTCTCAACCTCGAGGTCGAGCGGAAGGAGCCGCTCAGGGCAGAGCTGGATGCGTTCATCGACTGCGTGCGCTCGCGCGAGAAGCCGCTCGTCGACGGACGGGATGGGATGGCCGCCCTCGAGCTCGCGCTCAGAATCGGTGAGGAGATCGAGCGTACGACGCCTGTTTAG
- a CDS encoding class I SAM-dependent methyltransferase encodes MTWYQEWFGEDYLELYAHRGEDEARMHARFVHERFDRIDGLLLDLACGSGRHQRELEALGYDVLGLDLSPYLLARARMSDSGASLVRADMRMLPLGIGTVAGLVNFFTSFGYFEDDEDNEDVVREMARVLRPGAPFLFDYMNVPLERERLVSHEEQIVGDREVRIERWFDTGSRTFNKRIFIGNRSFLERVRAYEPEEIRKLFEDAGLVIEAVCGDFESCDWTPESPRLVLIGRRG; translated from the coding sequence TTGACCTGGTATCAGGAGTGGTTCGGCGAGGACTATCTCGAGCTTTATGCTCATCGAGGCGAAGACGAAGCACGAATGCATGCCCGCTTCGTCCATGAGCGATTCGACCGGATCGATGGCCTGCTGCTCGATCTCGCCTGCGGTTCGGGACGCCACCAGCGGGAGCTCGAAGCACTTGGTTACGACGTCCTCGGTCTCGACCTTTCCCCCTATCTTCTCGCCCGGGCCCGGATGTCGGACAGCGGTGCGAGCCTCGTTCGCGCAGATATGAGAATGCTGCCGCTGGGGATTGGCACGGTCGCGGGTCTGGTCAATTTCTTCACGAGCTTCGGCTACTTCGAGGACGATGAGGACAACGAAGACGTCGTCCGTGAGATGGCCCGGGTTCTTCGTCCGGGCGCCCCCTTTCTTTTCGACTACATGAACGTTCCGCTCGAGCGCGAGCGACTCGTTTCCCACGAGGAGCAGATCGTCGGGGACCGAGAGGTTCGAATCGAGCGGTGGTTCGATACCGGCTCGCGTACGTTCAACAAGAGGATCTTCATCGGGAACCGGTCATTTCTCGAGCGTGTACGCGCCTACGAGCCGGAGGAGATCCGGAAGCTCTTCGAGGATGCCGGTCTGGTCATCGAGGCGGTCTGCGGGGATTTCGAGAGTTGCGACTGGACGCCGGAGAGTCCGCGGCTCGTTCTGATCGGAAGGCGTGGATGA
- a CDS encoding mechanosensitive ion channel family protein, translated as MNESLTRIAAWLEAHPALATLLGTSSLLLAAALSYFVVRRYLTRAVTSMVRNSRFSWDDVLLQPKVLRRAAALMPLVVLHFGLPLLPGIDPEAIDRLLNVMLAAMVFVVVMLISAILTATNEVYSSYPVSRGRPIKGYLQIAKIFLFIMAVVFAIALVLDRSPLYLLTGIGAMTAVVLLIFRDTILSLVASIQIASNDMVRIGDWIEMPKYGADGDVIDIALHTVKVQNWDKTITTIPTYKLIDESFRNWRGMQESGGRRIKRPIHIDMRSIRFLDQAEIERFERFVLLRDYIAGKRSELEEYNKKVLTESDLVANARRLTNVGTFRAYVVKYLQQRPDVHSAMTFLVRHLEPGSDGLPLEIYVFTKTTAWAEYEAIQADVFDHLLAILPEFGLRVFQNPTGHDFERMREAGIRDQGSGGRNQEAGTRNFRM; from the coding sequence ATGAATGAGTCGCTGACTCGCATCGCAGCGTGGCTGGAGGCTCATCCTGCGCTGGCGACGCTCCTCGGAACCTCGAGTCTGCTGCTCGCCGCGGCTCTCAGTTACTTCGTCGTCCGGAGGTACCTGACCCGCGCCGTGACCAGCATGGTCCGGAACTCTCGATTCAGCTGGGACGACGTGCTCCTCCAGCCGAAGGTCCTGCGGCGTGCGGCAGCTCTGATGCCGCTGGTCGTTCTGCACTTCGGACTGCCGTTGCTTCCGGGCATCGACCCGGAGGCCATCGACCGTCTGCTCAACGTCATGCTGGCGGCGATGGTCTTCGTCGTGGTCATGCTGATCAGCGCGATCCTGACCGCCACCAACGAGGTCTACTCGTCGTATCCGGTGTCACGAGGGCGGCCAATCAAAGGTTACCTTCAGATCGCCAAGATCTTTCTCTTCATCATGGCAGTCGTGTTCGCGATTGCGCTGGTGCTCGATCGCTCGCCGCTCTATCTGCTCACCGGAATCGGAGCGATGACGGCGGTCGTTCTTCTGATCTTCCGCGACACGATCCTTTCACTGGTCGCCAGCATCCAGATCGCATCGAACGACATGGTCCGGATCGGCGACTGGATCGAGATGCCGAAGTACGGCGCGGATGGCGACGTCATCGACATCGCGCTCCACACGGTCAAGGTTCAGAACTGGGACAAGACGATCACGACGATCCCGACTTACAAGCTGATCGACGAGTCGTTCCGCAACTGGCGCGGCATGCAGGAGTCGGGCGGCCGGCGGATCAAGCGTCCGATCCACATCGACATGCGCTCGATCCGGTTCCTCGATCAGGCCGAGATCGAGCGATTCGAACGCTTCGTCCTCCTGCGCGACTACATCGCAGGAAAGCGATCGGAGCTCGAGGAGTACAATAAAAAGGTCCTGACCGAGTCCGATCTCGTCGCCAATGCGCGGCGCCTCACGAATGTCGGCACTTTCCGCGCGTATGTCGTCAAGTATCTTCAGCAGCGTCCCGACGTTCATTCCGCGATGACCTTTCTGGTCCGGCATCTCGAGCCGGGCTCCGATGGTCTGCCTCTCGAGATCTACGTCTTCACGAAGACCACCGCGTGGGCGGAGTACGAAGCGATCCAGGCGGACGTCTTCGATCACCTTCTCGCGATCCTGCCCGAATTCGGCCTCCGCGTTTTCCAGAATCCGACGGGTCACGATTTCGAGAGGATGAGAGAAGCAGGGATTAGGGATCAGGGATCAGGGGGCAGGAACCAGGAAGCAGGAACCAGAAATTTTAGAATGTGA
- the bshB1 gene encoding bacillithiol biosynthesis deacetylase BshB1 — translation MSELAKVDLLVFGAHADDIELACGGTILKTVRSGGRAGIVDLTRGEMGTRGDVETRLKESLASAEVLGATFRERVDFGDGGMRTGPEEEDRLIEIIRACRPRIIIGPWPDERHPDHVRAGRLITDAWFYAGLEKRMPHLPSHRADAVVYYQQNYIQHPSFVVDVTDVWEDRMKAVRCYESQFWKADSKEPETFISRKPFIEMIEARARHFGALIGRDKGEGFLTRQPPMIEDIAAAYAGREIH, via the coding sequence ATGAGCGAGCTCGCGAAAGTCGACCTTCTCGTTTTCGGCGCGCACGCCGACGACATCGAGCTCGCCTGCGGGGGAACCATCCTGAAAACGGTGCGATCGGGCGGCCGGGCCGGCATCGTCGACCTGACGCGGGGCGAGATGGGGACACGAGGCGACGTCGAGACCCGACTGAAGGAGAGCCTCGCTTCCGCCGAAGTCCTCGGAGCCACGTTCCGCGAGCGCGTCGACTTCGGGGACGGCGGGATGCGCACCGGCCCCGAGGAAGAGGACCGGCTGATCGAGATCATCCGCGCGTGCAGACCTCGAATCATCATCGGGCCATGGCCGGATGAACGCCATCCGGATCACGTGCGGGCGGGACGGCTGATCACCGACGCCTGGTTCTACGCCGGGCTGGAAAAGCGGATGCCGCATCTTCCGTCCCACCGGGCGGACGCCGTCGTTTACTACCAGCAGAACTACATTCAGCATCCGAGCTTCGTCGTCGACGTCACCGACGTCTGGGAGGATCGGATGAAGGCGGTCCGCTGCTATGAGTCGCAGTTCTGGAAGGCGGACTCGAAAGAGCCGGAGACGTTCATCTCGAGGAAACCGTTCATCGAGATGATCGAGGCGCGGGCGCGGCACTTCGGTGCTCTGATCGGGCGCGACAAGGGGGAGGGATTCCTCACGCGGCAACCGCCGATGATCGAAGACATCGCCGCGGCCTACGCGGGAAGGGAAATCCATTGA
- a CDS encoding homoserine O-acetyltransferase gives MAVHQRIDDTFISDPPRTLTLDEFEFASGERISPFQIVYETYGALAEDRSNAILVCHALSPSAHAAGVYSSDDERPGWWDGMIGYDKPIDLERWFVICVNFPGSCWGTTGPSSIDPTTGKPYGSSYPWISIDDMVRAERLVVEHLGINRLHAVVGGSLGGMQVLMWAALHPEMIRRIVAMAAAAAVPVEGIGWHVIGRKIIEADEDFNGGDYYDNPAPLRGLEVARMVGHMTYLSLEALEEKFGRRRRHGTRQFEIDSYFEHQGRKFADSYDANSYIRVQAAMDEMDLEEQYGSLQDAFRNWTGPSLLISFTTDWLFPPDEVAKVHEALVSLGRPAQLLEIDTPRGHDAFLIDFDLTGGPTRDFLEASDE, from the coding sequence ATGGCGGTTCATCAGCGAATCGACGACACATTCATCAGCGATCCACCGAGGACGCTCACGCTCGACGAGTTCGAGTTCGCGAGCGGCGAGCGGATCTCGCCCTTTCAGATCGTCTACGAGACCTACGGCGCGCTGGCCGAAGACCGGTCGAATGCGATCCTCGTCTGCCACGCGCTCTCACCGAGTGCGCACGCCGCGGGTGTCTACTCCAGCGATGACGAGCGGCCGGGTTGGTGGGACGGGATGATCGGGTACGACAAGCCGATCGATCTGGAGCGCTGGTTCGTGATCTGCGTGAACTTTCCCGGATCCTGCTGGGGAACCACGGGACCCTCGTCGATCGACCCGACGACCGGAAAACCGTACGGCTCGAGCTACCCCTGGATCTCGATCGACGACATGGTCCGCGCCGAACGTCTTGTCGTGGAACATCTCGGAATCAACCGTCTCCATGCCGTCGTGGGAGGATCGCTCGGCGGGATGCAGGTGCTCATGTGGGCGGCGCTTCACCCCGAGATGATCAGGCGAATCGTCGCGATGGCGGCGGCCGCGGCGGTTCCGGTCGAGGGAATCGGATGGCACGTGATCGGTCGGAAGATCATCGAGGCCGATGAGGATTTCAACGGCGGCGACTACTACGACAACCCCGCCCCGCTGAGGGGACTCGAGGTCGCCCGCATGGTCGGCCACATGACCTATCTCTCGCTCGAGGCGCTCGAAGAGAAATTCGGCCGCAGACGACGGCATGGAACGCGACAATTCGAGATCGACTCCTACTTCGAGCACCAGGGACGGAAGTTCGCCGATTCCTATGATGCCAACTCCTACATCCGGGTTCAGGCGGCCATGGACGAGATGGATCTCGAGGAACAGTACGGGTCGCTCCAGGACGCCTTTCGAAACTGGACCGGGCCTTCGCTTCTGATTTCATTCACGACCGACTGGCTTTTTCCGCCGGATGAAGTCGCGAAAGTTCACGAGGCCCTCGTGTCGCTGGGAAGGCCCGCCCAGCTTCTCGAGATCGACACTCCTCGAGGTCACGACGCCTTTCTCATCGACTTCGATCTGACCGGTGGCCCGACGCGCGACTTTCTGGAGGCCTCCGATGAATGA
- a CDS encoding bacillithiol biosynthesis cysteine-adding enzyme BshC, whose amino-acid sequence MSKKKSAVETLELPLEDYPGFNPLALDLVRGESKARKFFDSADEDFRRPSPDLAAALVRYNHQVGNDAATLVSRWRAGAVTIVAGQQAGFAGGPLYTLAKIASLLDLQRSLSEKGIDAIPVFWIATEDHDFDEVARAELRIGRETVLVKSAEHPGERFCVGPLPIPRDLVEAFLEATGAKRPHWLAEGITFGESFARLIASTVPGKLILVDSLLPDLRSEAGGFLSRIQEERQAILARMDETSRALAAAGYRPQVEARSGDEEIPLLYELDERMVRRPFPEEADVSPERISTAALARPLLQDAAFTPWAFIGGPAEVAYYAQLRGVHEYLGIHRPRVMLRGHAFVAPAKELRAAFEYGLEPYEMFFDPDTTIMEREQPLRATLEEELAALRESLSSRFGALAEAIGNVDSTMKRPFERSRKSIEYHLDQARRRGTRAIARRHAERFAAFERLHDTLMPRGVPQDRIMSWLSYQWYSHTDLLSAFEGRLAPQKSTFKVIPIGGDAS is encoded by the coding sequence ATGAGCAAGAAAAAGTCCGCTGTCGAGACGCTGGAGCTGCCTCTGGAGGACTATCCGGGCTTCAATCCGCTCGCTCTGGACCTCGTGCGAGGGGAATCGAAGGCGCGGAAGTTCTTCGACTCGGCCGACGAGGACTTCCGCCGCCCTTCGCCAGATCTGGCGGCGGCGCTGGTTCGCTACAACCACCAGGTCGGCAACGATGCCGCGACGCTGGTGAGTCGATGGAGGGCCGGCGCGGTCACGATCGTCGCGGGACAGCAGGCCGGCTTTGCAGGCGGTCCTCTCTATACGCTCGCGAAGATCGCATCCCTGCTCGACCTTCAACGATCCCTTTCCGAGAAGGGAATCGACGCCATTCCCGTCTTCTGGATCGCCACCGAGGACCATGATTTCGACGAGGTCGCCCGGGCGGAGCTCAGGATCGGCCGCGAGACGGTGCTGGTGAAGTCGGCCGAGCACCCCGGCGAACGCTTCTGCGTCGGGCCTCTCCCGATTCCGCGGGATCTCGTCGAGGCATTTCTCGAGGCAACCGGAGCGAAGAGGCCGCACTGGCTCGCGGAGGGGATCACCTTCGGGGAATCGTTCGCACGGCTGATCGCCTCGACCGTTCCCGGCAAACTGATTCTGGTCGACTCGCTGCTCCCCGATCTCCGCAGCGAAGCGGGAGGCTTTCTCAGCCGTATCCAGGAAGAGCGGCAGGCGATCCTCGCGAGGATGGACGAAACCTCGCGGGCACTCGCAGCGGCAGGTTATCGCCCTCAGGTCGAAGCGAGATCGGGCGACGAAGAGATACCGCTCCTCTACGAGCTCGACGAGAGGATGGTCCGCCGGCCGTTTCCCGAGGAAGCCGACGTGTCGCCCGAGCGAATCTCGACGGCGGCGCTCGCACGTCCTCTTCTTCAGGACGCCGCCTTCACACCGTGGGCTTTCATCGGAGGGCCGGCGGAGGTCGCGTATTACGCGCAGCTTCGAGGGGTTCACGAGTATCTCGGAATCCACAGGCCGCGAGTGATGCTGCGAGGCCATGCGTTCGTCGCGCCGGCGAAGGAGCTGCGCGCGGCGTTCGAGTACGGGCTCGAGCCCTACGAGATGTTCTTCGACCCCGACACGACCATCATGGAGCGGGAGCAGCCGCTGAGGGCGACCCTCGAGGAGGAGCTCGCTGCGCTCAGGGAATCGCTTTCCTCGAGGTTCGGCGCGCTCGCCGAAGCGATCGGAAACGTCGACTCCACCATGAAGCGGCCATTCGAAAGATCGCGGAAGAGCATCGAGTACCATCTCGATCAGGCCCGGCGCCGCGGAACCCGTGCGATCGCGCGGCGCCACGCGGAGCGGTTCGCGGCTTTCGAACGTCTTCACGACACCCTGATGCCGCGAGGCGTTCCACAGGATCGGATCATGAGCTGGCTCAGCTATCAGTGGTATTCACACACCGACCTCCTCTCTGCCTTCGAGGGGCGCCTCGCTCCGCAGAAATCGACCTTCAAAGTGATTCCAATCGGAGGAGATGCGTCATGA
- a CDS encoding GTPase domain-containing protein, with the protein MVLVNKATNEITVKLVYYGPGLCGKTTNLEKIYGNDKIGNKGKMISMATETDRTLFFDFMPMDLGTVGGQKIKVTLYTVPGQVFYDATRKLVLRGADGVVFVADSQKSMKDSNIQSLDNLYENLRINRLDPEKIALVFQLNKRDLSEVSSPDEMKAYLGVGDHPVVEASALQGQGVSETLRKAVAKILENLKNNVDYKLSEEDHATAMQASAESSPANASPEPVPAPFEAASVSPEASGPQREELQAIRQQTEELIGRLESALQTAKMQSQRLGELLRE; encoded by the coding sequence ATGGTACTCGTCAACAAGGCGACCAACGAGATCACGGTCAAGCTCGTCTATTACGGGCCCGGTCTGTGCGGAAAGACGACCAATCTCGAGAAGATTTACGGCAACGACAAGATCGGGAACAAGGGGAAGATGATCTCGATGGCGACCGAGACCGATCGCACCCTCTTCTTCGACTTCATGCCGATGGACCTCGGCACCGTCGGGGGACAGAAGATCAAGGTCACCCTCTACACGGTGCCCGGCCAGGTCTTCTACGACGCGACGCGAAAGCTCGTCCTTCGGGGCGCGGACGGCGTCGTCTTCGTCGCCGATTCGCAGAAGTCGATGAAAGACTCGAACATCCAGAGTCTCGACAACCTCTACGAGAATCTGCGGATCAACCGGCTCGACCCGGAAAAGATCGCTCTCGTCTTTCAGCTCAACAAGAGAGATCTTTCCGAGGTTTCTTCTCCGGACGAGATGAAAGCCTATCTCGGCGTCGGCGATCATCCCGTGGTCGAGGCATCGGCACTTCAGGGGCAGGGCGTCAGCGAGACGCTGCGGAAGGCCGTTGCGAAGATTCTCGAGAACCTGAAGAACAATGTCGACTACAAGCTCTCGGAGGAGGATCACGCGACCGCGATGCAGGCGTCGGCCGAGAGCTCGCCGGCGAACGCCTCGCCGGAACCAGTGCCGGCGCCGTTCGAAGCCGCGTCGGTGTCCCCGGAAGCGTCGGGCCCTCAACGGGAGGAGCTCCAGGCAATTCGTCAGCAAACCGAGGAGCTCATCGGACGGCTCGAGAGCGCGCTCCAGACGGCGAAAATGCAGAGCCAGCGTCTGGGCGAGCTGCTTCGAGAGTGA